In the Methanosphaera stadtmanae DSM 3091 genome, TCAAGGTTCCACATTTCCAGATTTAAGAGAAAAATGTGCAAAGGAAATATCTAAGTATGATGCAGATATTTATCCAATAGGAGCAGTAGTACCATTAATGGAAATGTATAGATATGCAGATTTAGTTGATGCTGTAATGTATTCAATGAGAGGACTACCTGAAAACAAACCAAGACATCTTATGGGAGCAGGACATCCAATGGTATTTGCACTAGCAACAGCAATGGGTTGTGATTTATTTGATAGTGCAGCATATATTTTATATGCAAATAAAGATAGATTCATGATGCCTGATGGTACACTAAGATTAGAAGATCTTATAGAAATGCCATGTAGTTGTAGAGTATGTTGTGAATATACTGTAGATGAACTTAAACAAATGGACCAGAAAAAACGTGCAAAACTCATAGCAGAACATAACCTTCATATTAGCTTTGCAGAAATTAGAAGAATAAGACAGGCAATTGTTGATGGAGAATTAATGAAACTAGTAGAACTACGATGTAGATCACATCCATTTCTACTTGATGGACTAAGAAGACTCATGGAATATAAAGAAGATATGGAAAGATTAAATCCTAGTAGTAAAAAATCAGCATTCTTCTACACAGGATATGAATCTCTTGCAAGAAGTGAAGTGCCTAAACACTTAAAACAATTAGAAAATATTAAGCCTAAGAATAAAAATCTAGTAATACTACCTCATACAAGAAAACCATACACTAAATATGTAAATAGGGAATATATTAAGAAATACACACCAAAAATACCAACATATTACTCCAATACAACAAATACTGATTATTCAAACAGTGATGTTGTAGTAGCAGATATTCCATTTGGAATAATACCATTAGGATTAGATGAATTCTATCCATTAGCACAAAATGAATCCCCTTCAATTCATGATTTGGATTCAAAAAGATTTATCAGAGATATTATTAACAACTACTCTAAAAAATATGATAATGTTTTAATTCATAGGAAAGTTATTGAAAAATTTGACATCACCAACTTTAATCTTATAGAAGATGAATTACAACTTCCTGAAGCTAAAATAAGTGATTTTAACCGTTTAAATGATATTGCTGATTACCAGTTTGGATGTGGTGCTGGAAATGCATTATTTGGTGGAGATGAAGATAAAATCACCATAGAAAAAAGTCGTAAAACTAAAAAAATACGACATGTATTTGAAGATAATGAAAATATAGTAAATATGAGGGCAAATGATGGATTTTTAATTCTATCAGATCTTGGAGCAAAAAGATTACATAAATTCCTAGAATATCCACATAATAGGGTAGTTGTATCAGAAGATTCTGAACCATTTGCATTAAAGGGAAAATCAGTATTTAATAAGTTTGTACTAGATTGTGATGAAAATATAAGACGTAATGATGAAGTGTTAATTGTAAATAAGGATGATAAATTATTAGCATTTGGTAAGGCATTACTCTCAAGTTATGAAATAAAAGACTTCAATACAGGTCAAGCTATTAAAACAAGAAAATGGAAAAAAGAAATAGAATAAAAAAAAGGGAAGTAAATAACATGACAAAATCTGAATTAAAAGTTAAAAGAATTAAAAATGGAACAGTAATTGATCATATTACTGCTAACCGTTCATTAAATATTTTAAACATGCTTAAATTACCAGATGATGAAACAGCTATTATGGTTGCTATTAATGTTGAATCATCAGATATGGGACGTAAAGATATAATTAAAATTGAAGGAAGAGAATTATCACAAGATGAAGTTGATAAGTTAGTTCTTCTAGCACCTCAAGCAACACTCAATATTATTAGGGATTATCAAAATATTAGAAAATCCCACTTACATCTTATGGATGAAATTACTGATGTAGTCACATGTAGTAATCCAAATTGTATAACAAATTCCAATGAACCAATACAAAAGAGATTTGCTGTACAAAATAAGCAACCTATTACACTTAGATGTTATTATTGTGAAAGAACTATGGAATATGATGATATAGAATCACAATTTTAGAGTGATGTCATGTCAATAATACATAAAACAATAAGTATCAACACAAATAATGATATTGAATTAATAGATATTACAGAAGATATTCAAAGTATTCTTAGAAGTCATGAAATTCATAATGGAATAATTAACATATCCACTAAACATACAACTTCAGCCATTGTTATTAATGAAAATGAGAATGGTTTAAAAAAAGATTATATTAACTTTCTTAGAGAAATAGTTCCAAAAAAAGAATATTATCATGATTTAATAGATAATAATGCAAGAAGTCATCTGATGGCTCTGTTTACCACAGCTAATCAAACATTACCAATAATTGATAGTATGATTAATTTAGGTACATGGCAGAGTATATTTTTTGTTGAACTTGATGGTCCACGAAGAAATCGGGTTATTAACATAACAATAATGGGAGAATAAGTATTTTCATACTTATCCCACTTTTTTTTTAAAAAATTAGATTAAATCAGTATATATACAAATTTTTAGATAAATTAAGTAGATTTTCATTTTCTTTACTAATATTTGTTTCAGTAATTTTTTTCTTAGATAATTTTTTCTGATGTCCATATTCCTGAGCAAAGGAAACACACATATATTCTACACCTTTAAAATTGAGTATAATTTCATTATCTGATATTTTATTAATTTCTTTAAATAATTCTTTTGCTATTTCACCAATAGATAATATTCTTGGAATAATATTAACTACTTCTAATTCTTTAACCATTTATTTAAGCTCCAAAATGTTTTTCTACTACCTTTAATTCTTTAGGAATATTAATTGATTGTGGACATGATTCTATACATTTTTTACAATTTACACAGTTATGTGCCTGTCTATCTTCGTGCATGTGAAATTTATATTGAATTGAATTAATAGTTTCATCTCCAAGTAAATCCATATTATACTCTCTAAAACATTTAGGAATATTAACGCCATGTGGACAAGGCATACAGTAGTTACAGGATGTACATTTAATATGATTTAAATTATCATATTCTTCTTTTACTTGTCTTAATATTTTCTTATCATCATCTGATAATATTCCAATTTCTGTCTTATCAACTAGTTTAATATTTTCTTTTACTTGTTCTAATGAAGACATACCACTTAAAACACAGTTAACTTCTTTTTTATCCCATAAATAGTTAAAAGCCCATTCAAGAGGGGTGTATGATTTTGAGGATTTTTTGAATATTTCTTGAACTGTTGAGGGTTGTTTTTGTGCTAATTTTCCACCACGTAATGGTTCCATTATAATTGTTCCCAAACCTAATTTATTTATTTTTTCAACACCTCTTAAGCCAGTATTATCAGTTTCATCAAGATAATTTAATTGTGTTAGTACACATTCCCATTTATCATAATCATCAAGTATTTGATTTAATAATTCATAAGATCCATGTGTTGAAAAACACACATGTTTTATTCTTCCATCACTTATAGCTCTATCAACAAATTCATACAATCCACCTTCTTTAATATTTTCATAGAATGAATCTTTTATTGAATGAACAAAAAATAAATCAATAGTATCTGTTTTTAAACGTTCTAATTGTTTATCAAGTGTTGTATCAAAGTATTCCCATGATTTTATTTCCCATGAAGGCATTTTTGTTGATATGTGAACTTTGTCATAAAATCCTCTAGAGAGTATATCTCCAAGAATTGTTTCACTAACTCCAGGTTTACTTCTATCTGTTGTATGGTATACCCATGCTGTGTCAAATATGTTTACACCATGATTTATAGCATATTCAATCATCATCTCTGTTTCGTTAATATCAACATGTTCTGGATTATTATCAATAGTTGGTAGTCTCATTGCACCAAAACCTAAAATTGATGATTTAATACCTGTTTTTCCTAAAGTTCTATATTTCATATAATTATATTTATTTTTCATGATTATAAAAAATTATTTATTTTTTTAGAAGAAATAGTACTTTTTTTTATTAGATTAAACTTTGTATTTAGATTTAAGAGTGTGCGACAATTATTGTTCTATTAATATTATTTATTATATATAATATACAAAAAAAACATCAAATATTTGATAATTATAAAACATAGTAACAAGAAAATCTTGTTGAAAAACATCAAAAACAGAATTATTACATGTTCTCTTTAATTTTAAAAAAAGGTATAAAAAAGGAATAATTGAATTTATTTTTAAAATCTATTCAACTTCACTAAATTCTACTTCAAATGCAATTACTGGATATTCAAGTTCAAAGTTAGTAAGAACTTCTGGATGAATTTCTCCAAAATATCCTTTAAATGTAAATGGTGTGTTTTTATTCAATGGTTTTGTAGTGAATTTAGCACAACGACCTTTAATAAATGCTGAATCATCATGGTCTTCTAATTCCATTTCAAATCCCATATTTGCTACAAATGATTCAACTATTGATTTTATTGTTGTGAAGTTTGCAACAGAAGAGATTTGTGCAGCAGCTAATTTTTTAACAGTAACCATTTTTGTTTCTGCATTTTCATTGATATATGCTACATCCCCAATTTCAAATATTTTCTGTGGAAGTTCTTCATGTTTATTATCTTCTAAAAATTCAAGAAGACTGTTTATTAATGATTTTCTAATCATTGTTCTATCTTGTGTTATTGGTTGAGCTACTGTTACACGATCTTCTTCGACTTCTTTTCTAAGTTTTGTATAATGTTGTGTTTCACTTGTAAGCATTAAACTTTTTATTTCAGTAAATGATAATCCTATCATTACTTGTTCAAGAATTTGGTCAAACTGTCTTTTTGAATCTGGATTTGCTACTGTTGCAAAGTCTGGTAGTTGTGCAGGTAATTCATTAAATCCATAACCTAGGGCTATGTTTTCAATAATATCTACCTCATGTAGTATATCAATTCTATATCTTGGTACTGTAACACGTACAGTCTCTTCATTAATTTTTGTTGCATTGAATCTTGTTTTTTCTAGTGTTTCAACTATTTTATCTGCAGTTAAATCAATACCTATATATTCCTGTGCAGTTTTTGTATGTACATCTATAATTTTAGGTTCAAAGTCAGGATATGTTTTATTATCATGATATGGATAGTTTACTTCTATTGTTTCAATGGTTGCTCCATTTTCTGAGAGGTTTGCTGCAATAATATTTAATGCATTTGTAACAGCATTAATATCTGTTCCTGTTACATCTATGAAGAGGTTTGTTGTTTTTGTTGTTAATTTTGTAAGTTCACTGTTTATTATTGGTGGCATAGACATTATATTTCCATTTCCATCAACAATTAATGGGTATTTATCAAATTCTTTGAGTAGTTTAGCGTATTTTTCTCCTTTTTCATGGTTTTCTAGAATTTCATTTAATGTTAGGTTTTCTCTAGATTCCAATGGTAT is a window encoding:
- the tgtA gene encoding tRNA guanosine(15) transglycosylase TgtA — encoded protein: MVDIIVDFEIKYKDAMARVGKFKTPHGTVTTPALMPVVHPGKQTLDVKKLGAQIVITNSYIIYKNEELKKKALEEGVHSLIDFPNTIETDSGSFQLSVYGDIDITNEEVIKFQEAIKTDIGTSLDIPTAPYVKREEAENDLEITIERAKEAANVKSDLLLNSVVQGSTFPDLREKCAKEISKYDADIYPIGAVVPLMEMYRYADLVDAVMYSMRGLPENKPRHLMGAGHPMVFALATAMGCDLFDSAAYILYANKDRFMMPDGTLRLEDLIEMPCSCRVCCEYTVDELKQMDQKKRAKLIAEHNLHISFAEIRRIRQAIVDGELMKLVELRCRSHPFLLDGLRRLMEYKEDMERLNPSSKKSAFFYTGYESLARSEVPKHLKQLENIKPKNKNLVILPHTRKPYTKYVNREYIKKYTPKIPTYYSNTTNTDYSNSDVVVADIPFGIIPLGLDEFYPLAQNESPSIHDLDSKRFIRDIINNYSKKYDNVLIHRKVIEKFDITNFNLIEDELQLPEAKISDFNRLNDIADYQFGCGAGNALFGGDEDKITIEKSRKTKKIRHVFEDNENIVNMRANDGFLILSDLGAKRLHKFLEYPHNRVVVSEDSEPFALKGKSVFNKFVLDCDENIRRNDEVLIVNKDDKLLAFGKALLSSYEIKDFNTGQAIKTRKWKKEIE
- the pyrI gene encoding aspartate carbamoyltransferase regulatory subunit encodes the protein MTKSELKVKRIKNGTVIDHITANRSLNILNMLKLPDDETAIMVAINVESSDMGRKDIIKIEGRELSQDEVDKLVLLAPQATLNIIRDYQNIRKSHLHLMDEITDVVTCSNPNCITNSNEPIQKRFAVQNKQPITLRCYYCERTMEYDDIESQF
- a CDS encoding secondary thiamine-phosphate synthase enzyme YjbQ gives rise to the protein MSIIHKTISINTNNDIELIDITEDIQSILRSHEIHNGIINISTKHTTSAIVINENENGLKKDYINFLREIVPKKEYYHDLIDNNARSHLMALFTTANQTLPIIDSMINLGTWQSIFFVELDGPRRNRVINITIMGE
- a CDS encoding aldo/keto reductase, which codes for MKYRTLGKTGIKSSILGFGAMRLPTIDNNPEHVDINETEMMIEYAINHGVNIFDTAWVYHTTDRSKPGVSETILGDILSRGFYDKVHISTKMPSWEIKSWEYFDTTLDKQLERLKTDTIDLFFVHSIKDSFYENIKEGGLYEFVDRAISDGRIKHVCFSTHGSYELLNQILDDYDKWECVLTQLNYLDETDNTGLRGVEKINKLGLGTIIMEPLRGGKLAQKQPSTVQEIFKKSSKSYTPLEWAFNYLWDKKEVNCVLSGMSSLEQVKENIKLVDKTEIGILSDDDKKILRQVKEEYDNLNHIKCTSCNYCMPCPHGVNIPKCFREYNMDLLGDETINSIQYKFHMHEDRQAHNCVNCKKCIESCPQSINIPKELKVVEKHFGA
- the pheT gene encoding phenylalanine--tRNA ligase subunit beta, whose translation is MPVINFTYEELFEQLGEELPKDELINILPMISSDVESYDDVEVKAEFFPNRPDYYSVEGIVRSLKGYLELEKGIPEYDVKKTDTTITVDSELENIRPYVACCMIKNVKIDDNQLRNIMEFQEHLHWVIGRDRKKVAIGIHDLDKVEGPFYYKAGNPNETSFIPLESRENLTLNEILENHEKGEKYAKLLKEFDKYPLIVDGNGNIMSMPPIINSELTKLTTKTTNLFIDVTGTDINAVTNALNIIAANLSENGATIETIEVNYPYHDNKTYPDFEPKIIDVHTKTAQEYIGIDLTADKIVETLEKTRFNATKINEETVRVTVPRYRIDILHEVDIIENIALGYGFNELPAQLPDFATVANPDSKRQFDQILEQVMIGLSFTEIKSLMLTSETQHYTKLRKEVEEDRVTVAQPITQDRTMIRKSLINSLLEFLEDNKHEELPQKIFEIGDVAYINENAETKMVTVKKLAAAQISSVANFTTIKSIVESFVANMGFEMELEDHDDSAFIKGRCAKFTTKPLNKNTPFTFKGYFGEIHPEVLTNFELEYPVIAFEVEFSEVE